Within Primulina tabacum isolate GXHZ01 chromosome 5, ASM2559414v2, whole genome shotgun sequence, the genomic segment AATTTTGTAATGTTGTGTTCTGTCTCGCagttttattttgtttgatTCAAAGATCTGAGTTGAAAAATGGGTAGAGGTAGAAGAAAAGGGAAGAAACAGTCTGTGATTGCTGAAACTCGAAACAAAGGGGATGAGAACTCACCATCGAAGAGAAGAGTTGGAAGGCCACAAAAGCCGTTGAAGGATGAGATCGAGAGTGAAAATGAATATGAGATGTTAAAAGAAGAAGATGGAGGCGGCGAAGACACGAAAAGTTGGGTATCTAGCGAAAGTAGCAAGAACCAAGTTTGTATGGACAGTGGAAGGAAGAGAAAGAGGGCTTCTCAGTTGAAGGAAGATGCGGATTCAGTTAAAGAGGAAAATGGTGTCGTAACCAAGACTAATGCTACCGTCTTGATCAAGACATCAGTTGGGTACAGACAAATCGGGAGCAGAAGGAAAAGTAGGCCAAGGCGGGCTGCTGAAGTTGGCGTCGAGTGCAAATGAAGATTTAATTGATAGTTCATGAAGAAAACTATTGGAATTTGAGGAATAAATCTCTgacattgtttatattttcaataaacgGTAAGAATTTACAAGACATAGAAATACAAACATAAAGCTGTTGAAATCTAAACGAGAGAATGCTAGAAATATGCTGGAATGCTTAAAAACTAGTGCTTGAAGATTGAATTTTTAGCAGAGAGTATTTTGCAGATTTTTGCTGAGGTGAGTTGTCTCCTTTTCGTGCTTGCCGATGTCTTTTTCTCCCCCAGCACTATGCCATTTCTCTCCACTCCCCCATGAGCCCACGATCTTTCCCACTACCTTCGCACGATCTTCATTTTTTTCCTCCCACGTTGTGATCGGTTTGAATAGATAAGAATTAATCTGTTATGAgcttatataatttaattgggCTTCCATAAAATTGGGCttccataattaattatttttagccCCAAACAATTGCCCCCGCAAGCATTGACCCGTGGGCCAAAATGCTTTTATGTAAGCCAATTCCATTTTGTTTATTTAGAGCGGCCCGCAAGCATTTATCGTGAAGTGGGCTAGCCACTTTGGGCCGAGCCCAATTCTCCGTTGGTTTTCTTCACAGCCGATTTCTTCTCAAATTCAAATCCCCAATTTCGGCCCTTTCTCTTCTTCCCGCTCGGCGCTGTTGCTCATCACTCCCCGCTGTCGCCGGAAGATTATTTTTTCTTTGAACCCGTTCGCGCCTCTTTTGTCATTGTTTCCCCCACGCCGTTGTTGCCGAAGATTTAACGATGGCTCAAGGTTCTTCTCCGGCGCGTCCATCTGAACCGAGCGATGGGAACTCCTCTTCTGTTTCGGCCCTAGCTTCTGCCTCGCCGCCCGTCTCGTTCGCTGGTCCTGCCGCGGTTGCTGAGGGTTTATCATTGATTCGAAGTTCTTCTCCGTCGCCACTCCCTGATTCCAGCGCCGCAAGTTCGTCTCCTTCTCAAGCCAATGTCTCCGCCCCGGCACCTATAGCGTTCGCCGGGTCTGCCACTGGCGTTAATCCTTTCCTCGCCATTGCTGGGTCATTGTTGGGTTTTCCAACGAGCGTTGGGCCGTCGTCTTCCGCAAGGGCGAACGCTCCTCTCGGTTTGGGTCACCATTTAACGGCGGCGGTCACGGCTAGCTTCGAAGTTTCTACGGCTGCCGCTGTTCTTTCCACACGATGTTCAGTGGTCACACCGGCTTTCGGGGAGCCTTTGGCACAATCGACCTCCTTTAGAAGTTCACCACTTTCTACTGCCATGGGTAATCCTTTCTCTTGAACTTTTTTCAATGCTTCTCAATTCCTTGAATATTGTTTGTCATCTTGATTGACTTGCAATTCTATTCCCTGCTTTGTATGATTTTGTATCCGGGAAACCAAAGGATGGACAGTTGGTTTATCTGTATAATTGGGCTAACTCTTTTGACGCCAGGTTTCTGTGGGGAATTATGGATCTGGTATTATTAGGCCATTCATTAGCCTTTGCTTTGTAGGTGCGgtgaatttttatgaatatttctTGCGTTTATTCAGTGGTTTTTGACCCCAATCAATCTATCGACCCCGGCTTTGTTTCTGTGGTCGCCCCTATTGATTCTGAAAAAGATGGGTATGTGTTGTATTTGTCTTAAGGAAGTGAGGGGAATTGCTTTGTTTATGTCTTATTGGTTTACATGTTGCCAACTGCAACGTCATCCCCACCTCTGACTGCTCTTAATACTCCGACCCCATCTTCGGTAAAAGTTGTCCCATCTGCATCAGTTACCATACCAGCCTCGATTCTTACCTCGGTGATGAATACTCCCGTGATTCACTCTTCTATGGCATCTGGTACGCCCTTGGCTCATAATTCATTTGTTGGATAAAGATGTTTAAGATACCAATGAACTTCGTGTAGGTGTACCTATGGTTAATCAACTTTCACTCGGTTCTGGGATCTCTCACCCGTTTGTGGTTGCTGCTAAGGCTGGGTATGGGCcgttttttatgcatgattgtCTGTTTGCTTCTTGTATTGTAGCGTTCTTATCTATCTGTTATTCGGATTGCAGGACCAAAGCTGCGAATTTCCTTGCCTCTGCTACTATTGGACCTATCCGACATCCTTCATATCCAGCCAATCAATTCCCCCCACCGGTCCATCAATTGTTCTTCCCCCTGCCTTCGCTACACCCTAGGGATTTGTTGCTCTCCCGACCTTTACTCCCTCATAGCGAACCATCCCAATTCAAGTCGTGGCCACGGGTTTCTGATTGTTGGATTGAATGGATAGACCGTTTGGAACCCCACTTTGGACGGCAGTGGCGCCATCAGGGATTATGGCCCCTGGTCATGGTTTCTAAGGTGAAGATAACCAGGCAGTCCATTCTATTCGATTTCATCCTTAGGTTTTGGTCCCCCTCATGTAATGTCTTCATCCTTCCTTTTGGCCCATTATCCATAACCCTTTATGACATATCCTTGCTCTTGGGGTTGCCTGTGCTGGGGGCGGATTCCCCTTATTTCATCGATGACTTTGCCGCTCCTGCTTTGGCCCATACTCGCTACTGCTATCCGTCTTATAGGGCTGTGGTCAAAGAGTGGTTCTCTCATCCCGGTATCCCCTCTAAGTTGAGCACACCATGTTCCTTTGGGTGTTGATTTGCCAATATATATTTTGCCCTTCGTCTGGCAAACCTTCTTCTGAATATTTACCTTTGGcgtgtgataaagataaaaaattgtatattaattaaattttttataatataaatatatagtttttgttttattaaatgtttaaatattatatgttttataataaattgtataaaatataaattgttgtgtaattataagtttttactattttttttacaagttcgataaaacaaaaataaacttgccgttgcaaatgagattaagatgattcttggacctgtagaaagttgatgttaatatctacaatattggtggcaagcatgatataaaaatcttctcacaagtgtgATCAAAttacgcaacaagtttttggcgccgttgccggggaagtataatttaatttcaagtctatttaattttgtttatattttatttttttatttgaatttttattgcttttttgtgtttttattcttttgcatttgcatttggtcacgtacacttagtggtcgactcattcgaaataaccctttatttttacaaaacatggcggaagaactcatccaagaaaatgaagatgaaattcaatctcaacatgatcatgatagacgaagaacacttagagatcacatgaatcctacacgtactagtgcaccttcatgtctagtttttccccctgatgcatctcatttcaattttaagcctggtattatccaacttttacccaattttcatggcttagattatgaaaatccatacatgcatttacgagagtttgaagaagtgtgcaacacatataatgatctaaattgtagcatgaacaccattcgacttaagctttttcctttttctttaaaagataaagctaaaacttggctacaaaatcttagatcgagatccattcgaacttaggatgaattgcaacaacaatttttgaaaaagttttttccatctcatagaacaaattctttcaaaaggcaaatcatcactttcactcaaaaacaaggagaaacgttttatcagtgttgggatagatacaaagaattgcttaatctttgtccacatcatggttttgaaatttggagagttgtttctctattttatgaaggcttaacacctaaagataggcaaatggttgaatttatgtgtaatggaacatttgaagataaagatccaaatgaggcaattgagtatctcgattcattagctgaaaatgctcaaaattgggacactataggtacaatcgaaccatcaaacaagattcaatctcccacatctggtggaggtatgtacaccctcaaagatggacatgatcttcaagctagatttacctctttggcaagaaaagttgaggcacttgaattgaaaaaaaatggtcaattaaaagttattcaagaaattgcgtgtcacatctgtgatacaagtgatcattctataaaagattgtcccactttgccctcttttaaagaatgtctccatgaacaagtcaatgttttgaacaatttcaaaagg encodes:
- the LOC142544888 gene encoding uncharacterized protein LOC142544888, producing MLPTATSSPPLTALNTPTPSSVKVVPSASVTIPASILTSVMNTPVIHSSMASGVPMVNQLSLGSGISHPFVVAAKAGTKAANFLASATIGPIRHPSYPANQFPPPVHQLFFPLPSLHPRDLLLSRPLLPHSEPSQFKSWPRVSDCWIEWIDRLEPHFGRQWRHQGLWPLVMVSKVKITRQSILFDFILRFWSPSCNVFILPFGPLSITLYDISLLLGLPVLGADSPYFIDDFAAPALAHTRYCYPSYRAVVKEWFSHPGIPSKLSTPCSFGC
- the LOC142544199 gene encoding uncharacterized protein LOC142544199 encodes the protein MGRGRRKGKKQSVIAETRNKGDENSPSKRRVGRPQKPLKDEIESENEYEMLKEEDGGGEDTKSWVSSESSKNQVCMDSGRKRKRASQLKEDADSVKEENGVVTKTNATVLIKTSVGYRQIGSRRKSRPRRAAEVGVECK